TCAGCCAGATCCCGAAACCGACGCTGTTTGGTCTCGAGTTCAGCCGTACCGCGCGCGAAGGCGGCTGGGATACCTTCAGCAACTTCTTCCACCTGAAGTACGACCCGAACGACCGCGTGATTTTCCTCTATCTGGTGGCGCTGCTGCTGGTGGTCTTTACGCTGTTCGTGATCAACCGCTTGCTGCGGATGCCGCTGGGCCGCGCGTGGGAAGCGTTGCGTGAAGATGAAATAGCCTGCCGTTCGCTGGGCCTGAACCCGACGCGTATCAAGCTGACCGCCTTCACCATCAGCGCCGCGTTTGCCGGTTTTGCCGGCACGCTGTTCGCCGCCCGTCAGGGCTTCGTCAGCCCGGAATCGTTCACCTTCGCCGAGTCGGCGTTCGTGCTGGCGATTGTGGTGCTGGGCGGAATGGGCTCGCAGTTTGCGGTGATCCTCGCCGCGGTGCTGCTGGTGGTTTCGCGTGAACTGATGCGTGATTTCAACGAATACAGCATGTTAATGCTGGGTGGTTTGATGGTTCTGATGATGATCTGGCGTCCACAAGGCTTGCTGCCGATGACCCGTCCACAGCTGAAACTGAAAAGCGGACAGACCAAAGGAGAGCAGGCATGAGTCAGCCATTATTATCCGTTAACGGCCTGATGATGCGTTTTGGCGGCCTGCTGGCGGTCAATAACGTCAATCTTGAACTGCACCCGCAGGAAATTGTCTCGCTGATTGGCCCGAACGGTGCCGGGAAAACCACGGTTTTCAACTGCCTGACCGGCTTCTATAAGCCGACGGGCGGCAGCATCATGCTGGGTGACAAGCATCTTGAAGGCCTGCCGGGCCAGAAAATTGCCCAGATGGGCGTGGTGCGTACTTTCCAGCACGTGCGCCTGTTCCGTGAAATGACGGTGATTGAAAACCTGCTGGTGGCGCAACATCAGCAGCTGAAAACCGGCGTGTTTTCCGGGCTGCTGAAAACGCCGTCGTTCCGTAAAGCGCAGAGCGAAGCACTGGATCGCGCCGCGACCTGGCTCGATCGTATCGGCCTGCTGGCGCACGCGAACCGTCAGGCGAGCAACCTC
This DNA window, taken from Scandinavium goeteborgense, encodes the following:
- the livG gene encoding high-affinity branched-chain amino acid ABC transporter ATP-binding protein LivG, whose protein sequence is MSQPLLSVNGLMMRFGGLLAVNNVNLELHPQEIVSLIGPNGAGKTTVFNCLTGFYKPTGGSIMLGDKHLEGLPGQKIAQMGVVRTFQHVRLFREMTVIENLLVAQHQQLKTGVFSGLLKTPSFRKAQSEALDRAATWLDRIGLLAHANRQASNLAYGDQRRLEIARCMVTQPEILMLDEPAAGLNPKETKELDELIAELRSHHNTSILLIEHDMKLVMGISDRIYVVNQGTPLANGTPEEIRNNPDVIRAYLGEA